Proteins encoded by one window of Nostoc sp. PCC 7120 = FACHB-418:
- a CDS encoding NACHT domain-containing protein: MPDSQDPKQVNNNDLRNAQFGGGLINAENVNAGRIGGDIWNIFLGQQTTPIGNPARPRNERILLAAAKEEVTARLRQSLHNAVLINLGKESQPQQVKRPWDAEIKIGLKPAVPLSDTTTILEVFNSPEIAGKLLILGAPGSGKTTTQLELAQELVKRAEEQSDYPVPVLFNLSSWKDDRQSITDWLVAELKSKYGVSKKLGQEWVDNHQLLPLLDGLDELEPQRQELCVHAINRFLGGEDRPLYLAICSRSEEYSNYATQLQLNGAIYLQPLTNNQIYDYLTSINYIELWSTISNDLDLIELVKTPLLLGITVLASQEISVEKWQHLTSTADRVQYLLDVYIVRMLTRNINSRTYLKNKTPNTRQTQMWLVWLAKQTQKQSKTEFLIEEIQPSYLNGRFENFSYYFLYTLSIFSIFGIGLALMIHDILASILFIIFEIFMGLITGLILGLILDMEPKSIILVEKLTFFPINVDILLFSIFVTMLPWMLLSISLKIPLGNFILNLIIILGLFYGSLSKEPDRVIDNKKVPNQGIWKSGFNAVFLGLVAIGSYGLIYVFTHNEIWWLFLEPVWRLGLGLTLVLTWGLFYGGDACIQHFALRLTLYLNGHIPWNYARFLDYCTERMLLQRVGGRYRFIHKLLQDHFAQMEFRRD; this comes from the coding sequence ATGCCGGACTCACAAGACCCGAAGCAAGTCAATAACAACGACTTACGCAATGCCCAGTTTGGAGGCGGGTTGATAAATGCTGAGAATGTCAATGCTGGCAGAATTGGCGGAGATATTTGGAATATTTTCTTAGGACAGCAGACAACACCAATAGGCAATCCGGCTCGACCAAGGAACGAACGGATACTACTCGCCGCAGCTAAGGAAGAAGTTACAGCGCGGTTAAGGCAATCTCTACATAATGCCGTGCTGATTAATTTAGGGAAGGAGTCACAACCCCAGCAGGTAAAACGCCCTTGGGATGCAGAAATAAAAATCGGCTTGAAGCCGGCCGTTCCTCTTTCAGACACGACAACTATCTTGGAAGTTTTTAATTCCCCGGAAATTGCAGGAAAATTACTAATTTTGGGTGCGCCAGGGTCAGGTAAGACAACCACACAACTAGAACTGGCTCAAGAATTAGTTAAACGTGCAGAAGAGCAGTCTGATTATCCTGTTCCCGTTTTATTTAACTTATCTTCTTGGAAAGATGATCGGCAATCTATAACTGATTGGTTGGTGGCTGAACTTAAATCTAAATATGGGGTTTCAAAAAAGCTTGGCCAAGAGTGGGTAGACAACCACCAATTACTACCATTACTTGATGGTTTAGACGAACTTGAACCACAACGTCAAGAACTCTGCGTTCATGCAATCAATCGATTTTTAGGAGGCGAAGATAGACCACTTTATTTAGCTATTTGTAGTCGGAGTGAGGAATATAGTAACTATGCGACTCAATTACAACTTAATGGTGCGATTTACTTACAGCCTTTAACTAACAACCAAATTTATGATTATTTAACTTCTATAAATTATATAGAACTGTGGTCAACTATCAGTAACGACTTAGATTTAATAGAGTTAGTAAAAACTCCCTTACTATTGGGCATTACTGTTCTAGCCTCTCAAGAAATATCTGTTGAAAAATGGCAGCATTTAACTTCTACAGCAGACCGGGTTCAATATTTGCTAGATGTCTATATAGTACGGATGTTGACACGAAATATTAACAGTAGGACATATTTGAAGAACAAAACTCCTAATACTAGACAAACTCAAATGTGGCTTGTTTGGTTAGCCAAACAAACACAAAAGCAATCTAAAACTGAATTTTTAATTGAAGAAATACAGCCTAGTTATTTAAATGGCAGATTTGAAAATTTCAGTTATTATTTTCTATATACTTTAAGCATATTCTCGATTTTTGGAATTGGTCTTGCTTTAATGATACATGATATATTAGCTAGTATTTTATTTATAATTTTTGAAATATTTATGGGTTTGATTACAGGTCTAATTTTAGGGCTGATTTTAGATATGGAACCTAAATCGATAATTTTAGTAGAAAAACTCACTTTTTTCCCAATCAATGTAGATATTTTACTATTTTCTATATTTGTAACTATGTTGCCTTGGATGCTTTTATCAATTTCCTTAAAGATACCTTTAGGAAATTTTATACTGAATTTAATAATAATTTTAGGTCTATTTTATGGTTCTCTTTCTAAAGAACCTGACCGAGTTATAGACAATAAAAAAGTTCCGAATCAAGGTATTTGGAAGTCCGGATTCAATGCTGTTTTTTTAGGGCTTGTTGCAATAGGATCTTATGGGTTGATTTATGTATTCACTCATAACGAGATTTGGTGGCTATTTTTAGAGCCAGTATGGAGGCTAGGATTAGGGCTAACACTGGTGCTGACATGGGGTTTATTTTATGGTGGTGATGCGTGCATTCAACACTTTGCCCTTCGCCTTACCCTTTACTTAAACGGACACATCCCCTGGAACTACGCCCGTTTCCTCGACTACTGCACCGAGCGTATGCTACTCCAGCGTGTCGGCGGCCGCTACCGCTTCATCCACAAATTGCTGCAAGACCACTTCGCCCAAATGGAGTTCAGGCGAGATTAA
- a CDS encoding pentapeptide repeat-containing protein produces the protein MANEEHLAILRQGVEVWNAWRENNPDINPDLSCLNFNKIDLDGFNFSNTVIFGSTFGSSSLRKTLFTRAFLQNTDLAGVDLTGSNLRGAFLNKANLLGANLCQVDLSYADLSETDLSSSCLIKAKLLQTNLVRAYLAGANLVDADLSHANLMLTTAAYTNFERAILTGACIEAWNTNERTNFNFVTCDYIYLRHEQQERRPSSGNFAPGEFTKLFQKSLETVDLIFRNGIDWDAFAYSFKKVEVENQGAQLDVQSIEKKGDGILVVRVAVAPDADKAKIHNDFMQGYEFAAKTLEAQYQARLEDKDKVINQLFSTIDQQNQLLAQTGDKVSIYYQPNSQFAGGIVDANTVDAQQIGGNIQNNNTEDFSS, from the coding sequence ATGGCGAATGAGGAGCATCTGGCGATACTGAGACAGGGGGTGGAGGTTTGGAATGCGTGGAGAGAAAATAACCCAGATATAAATCCTGACCTTAGCTGTTTGAATTTTAATAAAATTGATTTAGATGGATTTAATTTTAGTAATACTGTTATTTTTGGTTCTACTTTTGGCAGTTCTTCTCTCCGAAAAACTTTATTTACTAGAGCCTTTCTACAAAATACAGACCTTGCAGGCGTTGATTTAACTGGATCTAATTTGCGTGGAGCATTTCTCAATAAAGCTAATTTATTAGGTGCTAATTTGTGTCAGGTAGATTTAAGTTATGCTGATCTTTCAGAAACTGATCTGAGTAGTAGCTGCCTGATAAAAGCCAAGTTACTTCAAACAAACCTTGTAAGAGCTTATCTGGCAGGAGCTAATCTTGTAGATGCGGATCTCAGCCACGCTAATTTAATGTTAACTACGGCAGCGTACACCAATTTTGAAAGAGCAATATTAACTGGTGCTTGTATTGAAGCTTGGAATACTAATGAACGTACAAATTTCAATTTTGTGACTTGTGACTATATTTATCTTCGGCACGAACAACAAGAACGCCGCCCCAGCAGTGGTAACTTTGCCCCTGGCGAGTTCACCAAGTTATTCCAGAAATCTCTAGAAACCGTTGACCTAATCTTTCGCAATGGTATCGACTGGGATGCTTTCGCTTACTCCTTCAAAAAGGTAGAAGTCGAAAACCAAGGCGCACAATTGGATGTCCAAAGCATTGAAAAGAAAGGCGATGGCATTCTTGTAGTTAGAGTGGCTGTTGCCCCTGATGCAGATAAGGCGAAAATTCACAACGATTTCATGCAGGGGTATGAATTTGCGGCTAAGACATTGGAAGCACAGTATCAAGCAAGACTTGAAGATAAAGACAAAGTAATTAATCAGCTATTTTCCACCATCGACCAGCAAAATCAGTTACTAGCTCAGACTGGCGATAAAGTTTCAATTTACTATCAACCGAACTCTCAGTTTGCAGGTGGCATAGTGGATGCCAATACTGTCGATGCACAGCAAATTGGTGGTAATATTCAAAACAATAACACTGAAGACTTCTCAAGTTGA
- a CDS encoding NACHT domain-containing protein, with amino-acid sequence MPDSEKPKQVNNNNLQNAQFGGGLINADTVNAQRIGGDIWNFFFGQQLAPEANFLRPENQRLVLADVKHEVNGRLKQSLHNTVLINLGKELQLQQVKRYWDAEIKIGTKPPEPVSENTTILSVFDSEEIAGELLILGAPGAGKTTTQLELAQALIKQAEENPTYPIPVLINLSSWKDKNQPISEWLVVELKSKYGITKQLSQHWLINRQLLLLLDGLDEVKPIFQEACVKSINQLVRGEYRSSSIVICSRSQEYQNYKTNLRINGAICLKPLTKKQINKYLIEINNADLWETINNDFNLLELVKSPLLLSITIIAAREISLSKWQHLESTQEHLEHLLNAYVQRMLTREINSNLFVKNKAPNAARTCFWLGWLAQNLQRESQTEFLIEKMQPSWLADSILKKQYRVQAYLIGGLVVLCFSLVVGLIAGLIGELLDILQGFGLIEGLIAGLCIGLISAPVFGVFFGLNKEIKPIETLIWSWKRAKLGFKNGLVLAAKIGMFITIFCLIIAITIDVISNGVAINFHRTIVLIYAVMFGLIFDLFFTLLFGLLLGLLFALNDGLVNLEMKAKVTPNQGISNSVINAGVTGIIHGLSLSFFLGLMSGLIGWLSLLSLKISFPQEAVSAEAWFSTTLNITLFASITGLVFGLVSGLISGRVCIEHFTLRLILYCNGYIPWNYARFLDYCTERMLLQRVGGRYRFIHKLLQDHFAQMEFRQD; translated from the coding sequence ATGCCAGACTCAGAAAAACCAAAGCAAGTCAACAATAATAATCTACAAAATGCCCAATTTGGTGGTGGGTTGATTAATGCCGACACGGTGAACGCCCAAAGAATAGGTGGTGACATTTGGAATTTTTTCTTTGGGCAGCAGCTAGCACCAGAAGCAAACTTTTTAAGACCAGAAAATCAGAGACTAGTACTAGCTGATGTTAAGCATGAAGTTAATGGGCGACTGAAACAATCTCTACATAACACTGTGCTAATTAATCTGGGAAAAGAGTTACAACTGCAACAAGTAAAAAGATATTGGGATGCGGAGATAAAAATTGGGACTAAACCACCTGAACCCGTTTCAGAGAATACAACTATCTTATCAGTTTTTGATTCTGAAGAAATAGCCGGTGAATTGTTGATTTTAGGTGCGCCAGGAGCGGGTAAAACAACTACACAGTTAGAACTAGCACAAGCACTAATTAAGCAGGCTGAAGAAAACCCTACTTATCCTATACCAGTATTAATTAATCTTTCCTCTTGGAAAGATAAAAATCAACCAATTAGTGAATGGTTGGTAGTTGAACTCAAGTCCAAGTATGGTATTACAAAACAGCTTAGTCAGCATTGGTTAATAAATCGACAATTACTTCTTTTATTAGATGGTTTAGATGAAGTTAAACCAATATTTCAAGAGGCTTGTGTTAAATCTATTAATCAACTAGTGCGAGGAGAATATCGATCTTCATCTATAGTAATTTGCAGTCGTTCTCAAGAATATCAAAATTATAAAACTAACCTTCGGATTAACGGGGCAATTTGCTTAAAACCTTTAACTAAAAAGCAAATAAACAAATATCTCATTGAAATTAATAATGCTGATTTATGGGAAACTATTAACAATGATTTCAATTTACTGGAGTTAGTTAAATCTCCCTTACTACTTAGTATTACCATTATAGCAGCAAGAGAAATATCTCTTAGTAAATGGCAGCATTTAGAGTCTACCCAAGAGCATCTTGAGCATTTGCTCAATGCGTATGTGCAGCGAATGTTAACAAGAGAGATTAATAGTAATTTATTTGTTAAAAATAAGGCTCCTAATGCTGCGAGAACTTGCTTTTGGCTTGGATGGTTAGCGCAGAATTTACAAAGAGAATCACAAACTGAATTTTTAATTGAAAAAATGCAACCATCTTGGTTAGCAGATAGTATTCTCAAAAAACAATATCGAGTTCAGGCTTACCTAATTGGAGGTCTTGTTGTATTATGTTTTAGTTTAGTTGTGGGTCTAATTGCAGGTCTAATTGGAGAACTGTTAGACATCCTTCAAGGATTCGGATTAATTGAAGGCTTAATTGCAGGTTTATGTATTGGTTTAATCTCTGCACCAGTTTTTGGTGTTTTTTTTGGATTAAACAAAGAAATAAAACCTATTGAGACTCTAATTTGGTCTTGGAAAAGAGCTAAATTGGGTTTTAAAAATGGTTTAGTTCTAGCTGCAAAGATTGGGATGTTTATTACAATTTTTTGCTTAATAATTGCCATTACTATTGATGTAATTTCTAATGGGGTAGCCATAAATTTTCATCGAACAATTGTGTTAATTTATGCAGTAATGTTTGGGCTAATATTTGACCTATTTTTTACGTTGCTCTTTGGTTTGCTATTGGGATTACTTTTTGCTCTAAATGATGGACTTGTTAATTTGGAGATGAAAGCAAAAGTCACTCCAAATCAAGGTATCTCAAATTCAGTAATTAATGCTGGGGTCACTGGGATAATTCATGGATTGAGCCTTAGTTTCTTTTTAGGGTTGATGAGTGGGTTAATCGGTTGGCTTAGTTTGTTGAGCCTAAAGATTAGCTTTCCTCAAGAAGCTGTATCAGCAGAAGCATGGTTCTCGACGACTTTAAATATTACTCTTTTTGCATCTATCACTGGACTCGTTTTTGGGTTAGTTAGTGGATTAATTAGCGGTAGAGTTTGTATTGAACACTTTACTCTCCGCCTCATCCTTTACTGTAACGGCTACATCCCCTGGAATTACGCCCGTTTCCTCGACTACTGCACCGAGCGTATGCTGCTCCAGCGTGTCGGTGGCCGCTACCGCTTCATCCACAAACTGCTGCAAGACCATTTCGCGCAAATGGAGTTTAGGCAAGATTAA
- a CDS encoding di-heme oxidoredictase family protein, whose translation MKKNNPNTGIVRVFRAAKTKILLLICVFMMSVFGILLSNLLMTSQTAFAKTDLLQPAPSQPLGYYDYFGKLLSPEEAAEMLVKKGLDPNDPISYQRVGAIKITQELIAQGENIFFNRKIGDTFGLQGVFGLGQGSAILAEEYARAINNLQGQATNNLQITLLKDIPLGSKTFLKGTAINTGLKVDKQGNIVGSAPNGDITCAICHVTLSKEGKRLPGVPNSELAFPFFLAIAPNSAAAFARAKFNPLDPQYQGDGKTIIDSKGNVVRLPDPEKFEKAFDDALLGLPSGNFESSPDGINNTTQIPSLFTFKSQPYGADGAAAFGPFGGLTSLTSAVHSSEINLLAAAQLSSKTLGIDPEVYIGTFLQNAADPRLRLPEGVTLKPSEWLRGVLAPNPTQAELEDQVAAPDTGTYPDLQINLFTSNGLVFSPNTGNPRDIASGTFLFANNAMSAFQNSLVPPANQTQENWQALNSNSVKRGAKIFEKANCATCHIPPFFTDNKIHPLDEIGTNPARAQSRLAVKNLLVPSKLYTFNTPVPIPDNAEVLDVPTQGISDTPTTLPKGILPKGGYKTTSLRGLYLSAPYLHDGGVAVRAKSLKINPNGSFTIADKSGLGLTNTLNQGIPADAASSLRALVDRDLRALVIKANKANPGLVFSNIDGTGHDFYVDRQAGFNPNQQTDLINFLLALDDYPGSF comes from the coding sequence ATGAAAAAAAACAACCCCAACACAGGCATAGTTAGGGTATTTCGTGCTGCAAAAACCAAGATTTTATTACTAATCTGCGTTTTTATGATGAGTGTTTTTGGTATTTTGTTATCAAATTTGTTGATGACAAGCCAGACAGCCTTCGCAAAAACCGATCTTTTGCAACCAGCACCTAGTCAACCACTAGGTTATTACGATTATTTTGGCAAACTGCTGAGTCCTGAAGAAGCGGCAGAAATGCTTGTAAAAAAGGGACTTGACCCGAATGACCCTATTTCTTATCAGCGAGTAGGGGCTATTAAAATTACTCAGGAATTAATAGCTCAAGGTGAAAATATATTCTTCAACCGTAAAATTGGCGATACATTTGGTTTGCAAGGTGTATTCGGTCTTGGTCAGGGATCTGCGATTCTTGCAGAAGAATATGCCAGAGCAATTAATAATTTGCAAGGTCAGGCAACGAACAACTTACAAATCACCCTCTTGAAGGATATTCCTTTGGGTAGTAAGACGTTTCTCAAGGGAACTGCCATTAATACAGGCTTAAAAGTGGACAAGCAGGGGAATATTGTAGGAAGTGCGCCTAATGGTGACATTACTTGTGCAATTTGTCATGTAACTCTTTCCAAGGAAGGGAAACGTCTTCCGGGAGTCCCGAATAGTGAACTTGCCTTTCCTTTTTTTCTTGCCATAGCACCAAATTCGGCGGCGGCCTTTGCACGGGCAAAATTCAATCCTCTAGATCCACAATATCAAGGTGATGGCAAAACTATTATTGACAGTAAAGGTAATGTAGTCAGATTACCAGATCCGGAAAAGTTTGAAAAAGCTTTTGATGATGCCTTACTAGGTTTACCTTCTGGAAATTTTGAGAGTTCACCAGATGGCATTAATAACACCACGCAAATTCCGAGTTTATTCACCTTTAAAAGTCAGCCTTATGGTGCAGACGGGGCTGCGGCTTTTGGCCCATTTGGAGGACTGACTTCTCTTACCAGTGCTGTCCATTCTTCAGAAATTAATTTGTTGGCTGCGGCTCAATTAAGTTCAAAAACTCTTGGTATTGACCCAGAAGTTTATATTGGGACATTTCTCCAAAATGCGGCTGACCCACGTCTACGTTTACCAGAAGGAGTGACATTAAAACCTTCAGAATGGCTACGAGGAGTGCTTGCCCCGAATCCTACACAAGCAGAATTAGAAGACCAAGTTGCTGCACCTGATACAGGAACTTACCCTGATTTACAAATCAATTTATTTACAAGCAACGGTTTGGTTTTCAGTCCAAATACTGGTAATCCTAGAGATATTGCCAGTGGGACTTTCTTATTTGCTAACAATGCTATGTCTGCTTTTCAAAATAGCTTAGTACCACCTGCTAACCAGACTCAAGAAAATTGGCAAGCATTAAACAGCAATTCTGTGAAGCGCGGGGCGAAAATATTTGAGAAAGCTAATTGTGCAACTTGCCATATTCCGCCCTTCTTCACTGACAATAAAATTCATCCTCTTGATGAAATAGGTACTAATCCAGCTCGCGCCCAGTCTCGTCTTGCGGTGAAGAATTTGCTAGTGCCATCCAAGTTATACACTTTTAATACTCCCGTTCCGATTCCAGATAACGCTGAAGTGCTGGATGTACCAACACAGGGTATTTCCGATACTCCCACAACTCTGCCTAAAGGTATATTGCCTAAAGGTGGTTACAAAACTACTTCCTTACGTGGTCTTTATTTAAGCGCGCCATATTTGCATGATGGTGGTGTAGCAGTACGAGCAAAAAGTCTGAAAATTAACCCCAATGGTAGTTTCACTATTGCTGACAAGAGTGGATTAGGATTAACTAACACTCTCAACCAAGGTATACCTGCCGATGCTGCTAGCAGCTTGCGTGCTTTAGTTGATCG
- a CDS encoding pentapeptide repeat-containing protein, with product MLKDFSGQNLRGRSFKGEDLGGANFSYADIRGVDFSGSNLSGANFSHAEAGLPLYWAIGLIIISSLLTAVIGICLLFTHIVLTAILTFSNNINISFKFGIICSIIFAVAFTIHKKFVAGLEALCLVFTVAVAMAVSTSIILDITANAKVNVLGNFAVAVALTVTIIFIIFFTVVGIMSIAVSAGIAIAVLESEKFLVLIFFTIIVTILILFSFIISVFNIYEAGIFTGIFVILSAYMGIFVTTSKKYETGIKEISIAVAAMKGTKFHLTNLSNANFSHAKLKNTNFEKANLTNVCWNNAKKLKYIYPIRIHQENGQVNSDNIDSHKSINFTFKKGIVWEAFLSTYKIIVDNEGVELNIQSIENKNNNVLVIKVQVPEGANKANISNIFRQKYKNALKAIEAKYEGELKNKNNQMTIYRQVYEDNLQQNANLLNIINKMATSQSINIQNIAKSESESMSESSKKQSSFDLKGAQFGGGLVNADTVNANQIGGNITNYNPEQKQNLAQAAADIQQLLNQLSQTYPTTTTSEKMSVVARAVDEIESNPTLKARVIGALKAGGTEALKELIDNPLINILLASIDGWQDAE from the coding sequence ATGCTAAAAGATTTCTCTGGTCAAAATCTCAGAGGTCGTTCGTTCAAAGGCGAAGACTTGGGCGGGGCAAACTTTAGCTATGCAGATATCCGAGGGGTAGATTTTAGTGGGTCTAATTTGAGCGGTGCAAACTTTAGTCATGCTGAAGCTGGGCTACCGTTATATTGGGCAATTGGATTGATTATAATTTCATCTTTATTGACAGCAGTTATAGGGATATGTTTACTATTTACTCATATTGTATTAACAGCCATTCTTACGTTTTCTAATAATATCAATATTAGCTTTAAATTTGGCATAATTTGTTCAATTATATTTGCTGTTGCTTTTACTATTCATAAGAAATTTGTAGCAGGTTTAGAAGCACTTTGTTTGGTCTTTACTGTGGCAGTAGCTATGGCAGTAAGTACCAGTATTATTTTAGACATTACTGCCAATGCTAAAGTAAATGTTCTTGGGAATTTTGCCGTAGCAGTTGCTTTGACTGTGACTATCATTTTTATTATATTTTTTACTGTTGTTGGCATTATGAGTATTGCGGTGAGTGCCGGAATTGCAATAGCAGTTTTGGAGTCTGAAAAATTTCTTGTTTTAATTTTTTTCACTATTATTGTCACTATTCTTATTCTTTTCTCTTTCATTATCTCAGTTTTTAATATTTATGAAGCTGGAATTTTTACTGGAATTTTCGTGATTTTAAGTGCCTATATGGGAATATTTGTTACAACTTCTAAAAAGTATGAGACTGGTATTAAAGAAATTTCCATAGCTGTTGCTGCTATGAAAGGCACTAAATTTCATTTAACCAACTTAAGTAATGCCAATTTCAGTCATGCCAAACTAAAAAATACAAACTTTGAAAAAGCTAACCTAACTAACGTCTGTTGGAATAATGCTAAAAAGCTTAAATATATTTATCCTATTAGAATTCATCAAGAGAATGGACAAGTAAATTCAGATAATATAGATTCCCATAAGAGCATTAACTTCACATTCAAAAAGGGGATTGTTTGGGAAGCTTTTTTGTCTACTTATAAAATAATTGTTGATAATGAAGGTGTCGAGCTAAATATTCAAAGTATTGAGAACAAGAATAATAATGTTTTAGTCATAAAAGTTCAAGTTCCTGAAGGAGCCAATAAAGCAAATATTTCTAATATTTTTAGACAAAAATACAAAAATGCACTGAAAGCTATAGAAGCGAAATACGAAGGAGAATTAAAAAATAAAAACAATCAAATGACCATTTATCGTCAAGTTTATGAAGATAATTTACAACAAAATGCAAATTTGTTAAATATTATAAATAAAATGGCTACAAGTCAGTCTATAAATATTCAAAATATAGCTAAATCAGAAAGCGAATCTATGTCAGAAAGTTCTAAGAAACAATCTAGCTTTGATCTTAAAGGCGCTCAATTCGGTGGCGGTCTAGTCAACGCCGATACAGTAAATGCAAACCAAATCGGCGGTAACATCACCAACTACAACCCAGAGCAAAAGCAGAATCTCGCCCAAGCCGCAGCAGACATTCAGCAGCTTCTCAACCAACTGAGCCAAACCTACCCCACGACTACAACATCGGAGAAAATGAGCGTTGTGGCTAGGGCTGTAGATGAGATTGAGAGTAACCCAACATTAAAAGCACGGGTAATAGGTGCGTTGAAGGCTGGGGGAACCGAGGCGTTGAAGGAACTAATCGATAATCCTTTGATTAATATACTGCTGGCATCAATCGACGGGTGGCAAGATGCGGAATAG
- a CDS encoding NCS2 family permease, with translation MNRQTMPFSKPPSCLNRISQFFRFKQLETNFRTELLAGLTIFITTAPILVVNAHILGNAIFLQQAGDLLEQILVALALCAAVSSFLIGVLTNYPFVLGSATGAAALFTFSIVLGMGMNWRLALTAVLVEGILFTALSVSPLRRQLHNAIPNSLKQAMVIGLGLFLSSIALSGKVASSQVGAGIIVANTATLTSLGTLKQPATLMAIFGILLTILLTVRKVKGAFLFVIFGTAALGWLTGVAPRPKGILALPQLPQDLIGQALVGVQYLSWSQLGNFVAVVFVLLFMSLSDAMSFNVLGRQIDCMQPDGELYRSKQALLSNALGTVFGAIVGSTPVMPYLVAASGIFEGGRSGFVAIVVGLLFLISTLFTPLFAAIPAFATAPIPLMIGVLMMSGVRLINWNDLAEAIPAFVVILITPLTFSIADGMAAGFIAHAVATVAQRNRQGTRSSLVLAGIAVAYFTLITIQA, from the coding sequence ATGAACAGACAAACAATGCCATTTTCCAAGCCCCCATCCTGTCTCAATCGCATTAGTCAATTCTTCCGGTTTAAACAGTTGGAAACAAACTTCCGCACAGAATTACTAGCTGGCTTGACGATTTTTATAACCACGGCTCCGATTCTGGTCGTGAATGCTCATATTTTAGGAAATGCGATATTTCTACAGCAGGCCGGAGATTTATTGGAGCAAATTTTGGTGGCACTTGCCCTTTGTGCTGCGGTATCTAGTTTCCTAATTGGAGTACTAACTAATTATCCTTTTGTCCTGGGGTCGGCGACTGGAGCCGCCGCACTATTTACCTTCTCTATCGTGCTAGGCATGGGAATGAATTGGCGATTGGCACTAACTGCTGTCTTAGTCGAGGGAATTCTCTTCACAGCGTTGTCTGTCAGTCCACTCCGTCGCCAACTGCATAATGCCATTCCCAATTCGCTAAAACAGGCGATGGTGATTGGCTTGGGTCTGTTTCTCTCATCTATTGCGCTGTCGGGAAAAGTCGCTTCTTCCCAGGTCGGTGCAGGGATCATCGTTGCGAATACTGCCACGCTGACCAGCCTGGGAACACTGAAGCAGCCAGCTACGCTGATGGCAATTTTTGGGATTTTATTGACAATACTGCTTACGGTGCGGAAGGTCAAAGGCGCATTCCTGTTTGTGATTTTTGGCACGGCTGCGCTCGGTTGGCTGACAGGAGTAGCACCCCGCCCTAAAGGCATTCTCGCTCTGCCCCAGTTGCCTCAAGACTTGATTGGGCAAGCGCTCGTTGGAGTACAATATCTCTCCTGGTCGCAACTGGGAAATTTTGTGGCAGTCGTCTTTGTGCTGCTATTTATGTCCTTATCCGATGCGATGAGTTTCAATGTGTTAGGGCGACAAATCGACTGCATGCAGCCCGACGGTGAACTATATCGATCGAAACAAGCCTTATTATCCAACGCACTCGGAACCGTCTTTGGTGCAATCGTGGGTAGTACTCCTGTCATGCCCTATCTAGTAGCGGCTTCTGGAATCTTTGAAGGTGGGCGTAGTGGATTTGTTGCGATTGTGGTGGGGTTACTCTTTCTCATTTCGACGTTGTTCACACCCTTATTTGCCGCGATTCCGGCGTTTGCTACTGCTCCTATTCCTCTGATGATTGGTGTTTTAATGATGAGTGGTGTGCGTCTGATCAATTGGAATGATTTAGCAGAGGCAATTCCGGCATTTGTGGTCATTTTAATTACACCCCTAACTTTTTCGATCGCCGATGGCATGGCAGCAGGGTTTATTGCTCATGCGGTTGCAACTGTTGCTCAGAGAAATCGACAAGGGACGCGATCTAGTCTAGTTCTGGCAGGTATTGCTGTAGCTTACTTCACGCTGATCACGATACAGGCTTAG